AACCCAGCGCAGGCCGCAACGCGGGCAACGTCACCGAGGTGAAGGCCCGCAGCCTGGACGCGCCCAACGCCCTGGCGGCGTCCTCGGCGCGGCGATCCAGGTGTGACCAGAGCCCGCCGACGGTCCGCACCACCACGGCGATGTTGAAGAAGGCGTTGGCCAGCACGATCGCCAACACCGAGCCGTCGCCGAACAGCGCCCGGAACGCGATGCCCACCACCACGGTCGGCAACACGAAGGGCACCGTGACCAACACCCGGATCAGGCCACGGCCGGGCAGATCCAGCCGGGAGAGCACATAGGCCACCGGCATCCCGGCCACGACGGCGACCAGCGTCGCCAGCGCCGCCTGGCCGAGGGTGAACCCGACGATCCGCCAAGTGCGGACGTCCAGCAGGGTCTCGCCGAGGCCGCCCTCGCCCAGCCCACGCAGCACGATCGCCGCGACGGGCCAACCGAAGAACAGCAGTAGGAAGCCCAGCGGCACGACCGCCGCGACCAACAGGCCGATCCGGCCTGCCCTGCCGGGCCTGCGTTGCGAGCTACGGGTGCTCGGGGAGATCAGCCCAGCACGATCGTGCGCCACTGCTCCACCCAGTCCTCCCGGCCCGCGTCGACCTCGGCGGCAGGCAGTGCTGCGGAGTCCTCGGGCAACGGTGCGGCCTGCTCCCAGGACTCGGGCAGCTCGACGTCCTCCCGAACGGGGTAGACGTACATGTACTCGGCGACCTGCGACTGGAACTCGGCCGACAGCAGGAAGTCGACCACCTCCCGGGCTCCCTCGGGGTCTGCGGCTCCGGCGAGCACCCCGGCGTACTCGACCTGGCGATAGCAGGTCTCCAACAGCGCCTCGGTGCGCGGTTCGCCGTCCTCGCCGATCTCGGCGGCGGGAGAAGACGCGTAGGACACCACGATCGGGCGCGGGCCCGCACCGCTGGAACCGGAGAAGTCCTGGGTGTAGGCCTCGGTCCACCCGCCGGTGACCTTGACACCGTTGTCGCGCAGGTCAGCCCAGTAGTCGGCCCAACCTTCTTCTCCTCGGTGTTCGATCGTGGCCAGCAGGAAGGCCAGGCCGGGCGAGGAGGTCGCGGGGTCGGGGACGACCGTCAGATCGCGGTACTGCTCGTCTACGAGGTCGTCGAAACCGGCGGGCGGCTCGATGTCGTTCTCGGCGAACCAGCCGGTGTCGATGTTGAGGCAGACGTCTCCGACGTCGACCGCGCTCACCGCGTCCGTGTCGCCCGCCCGGTAGCGGTCGGCGCCCTCCTCGACAGCCGGGCTCCGGTACTCCTCGAAGACCCCCTCGTCGATGGCCCGGGAGGCGAAGGTGGAGTCGACACCGAAGGCGACGTCACCGATCGGGTTGTCCTTGCTCAAGATCAGGCTGTTGGTCAGTTCGCCTGCGTCGCCGCTCTGCCGGATGTCCAGGTCGATGCCGCTGGCGGCCTCGAAGTCGGCGACGACGGACTCGTCGTAGGCGAAGGAGTCGTGGGTGACCAGGACGACGCTTCGGGCAGCCTCACCATCGGAGTCGTCGGAACCCCCGCCGATGAGCGAACAGCCTGCGAGCGCGGCGACGAGCATCGATGTCGCGGTCAGCGTGGCTGCGCGATGGGATCTTCCTGACACGAAGTCCTCCTCATGACGGGTGCGGACGCCAACCGTCCGCCCATCACGAGGGCACCTCCCTGCGCCGGCATGATCCGGATCAGGTTCGGAGAGGCGGGCGCGCGGTCGTCGAACGCGAACCCGACTCTGGACGGTCGAGGGCTTCGTCTGTGAACCGATCCCCTGCGCCTCGCGACCTCGCGAAACGTGCTGATCGACCCACGCCCTCCTCTCAGCCCGGCGCACCGGACTCCCGTGGCACCGCCCAGGCTACGCGTCGATCCCGGCAGGAGTGGCACGGCCATCGCACGATGGCCCGCCGGCTGACCTGCGTAGTCGCCGCCGACGATGAGTTCTCGGACCTACCTCGGCCGAGCACGACGCGCCGGAACAAGCCAAGGTGCCTCCGCCGCGACCCGCTGACGAGTTGCGCCGCGAGCCCGGACGGACTCCCATTGAGGCCATGGCGGAGCTGCTGACAGACGACGCAATCAACAAGGCCCTCACCCGGCTGGACGGGTGGCAGCGTGATGGGGCGGAGCTGGTGCGCCGCGTCGACCTGCCGTCCTTCCCCGAGGCGATCGCGGTGGTGAACCGGGTGGCGGAGATCGCCGAGAGCGAGGGACACCATCCCGACATCGACATCCGCTACTCCAGCTTGGTCTTCCGGCTCAGCACCCATTCCGATGGCGGGCTCACCCAGCTCGACGTCAACCTGGC
This Actinoalloteichus hymeniacidonis DNA region includes the following protein-coding sequences:
- a CDS encoding thiamine ABC transporter substrate-binding protein, producing the protein MLVAALAGCSLIGGGSDDSDGEAARSVVLVTHDSFAYDESVVADFEAASGIDLDIRQSGDAGELTNSLILSKDNPIGDVAFGVDSTFASRAIDEGVFEEYRSPAVEEGADRYRAGDTDAVSAVDVGDVCLNIDTGWFAENDIEPPAGFDDLVDEQYRDLTVVPDPATSSPGLAFLLATIEHRGEEGWADYWADLRDNGVKVTGGWTEAYTQDFSGSSGAGPRPIVVSYASSPAAEIGEDGEPRTEALLETCYRQVEYAGVLAGAADPEGAREVVDFLLSAEFQSQVAEYMYVYPVREDVELPESWEQAAPLPEDSAALPAAEVDAGREDWVEQWRTIVLG
- a CDS encoding 4a-hydroxytetrahydrobiopterin dehydratase produces the protein MAELLTDDAINKALTRLDGWQRDGAELVRRVDLPSFPEAIAVVNRVAEIAESEGHHPDIDIRYSSLVFRLSTHSDGGLTQLDVNLAQEIDNVVDIARGE